One Mytilus trossulus isolate FHL-02 chromosome 5, PNRI_Mtr1.1.1.hap1, whole genome shotgun sequence DNA segment encodes these proteins:
- the LOC134718253 gene encoding uncharacterized protein LOC134718253, which translates to MEFYSYRLMQRSDFNIILKSGRLFHQYIVDQFAKIEQERLNYCLYHQHELRSELYQGLSDAINSGDVDGATVGKKIILPSSFTGSPRCMHQLYQDAMSIVRKFGKPDLFITFTCNPNWPEIRNALLGNQTPADRPDLTARVFHLKLKNLLNDIVQQQIFGKTLAHVYIVEFQKRGLPHSHILIILHHDSKPFTPDAYDEYVSAEIPDPKLLPDLHKLVVSHMIHGPCGEANKHSPCIENGKCTKQFPKQFYEKTFQTTDGYPNYRRRDNGTTIEKNGAIVDNRWVVPYNPYLLAKFVAHINVEICTSITAVKYLYKYVYKGPDRVMAGTEQVCTKNDSKNIINEITNFVDARYISASEASWRIFHYELHDRSPAIQRLAVHLPHQENVVYKVGNAVHTLEHAKNTTLTAWFKINAEDPNARSVLYHHFPEQYTWDPSTSTWKPRKAGNMIGRVYQANPSEGERFSYTTYQSVNRLKICEV; encoded by the coding sequence ATGGAGTTCTATTCTTACCGCTTAATGCAAAGATcagattttaatattatattgaaaaGTGGAAGGCTATTTCATCAATACATAGTTGATCAGTTTGCTAAAATTGAGCAAGAAAGACTTAACTATTGCCTTTATCATCAACATGAATTAAGATCTGAACTTTACCAAGGTCTCAGTGATGCTATAAACTCAGGTGATGTTGACGGTGCAACtgttggaaaaaaaattattctgccATCTTCATTTACTGGCAGTCCACGTTGTATGCATCAGCTTTACCAAGACGCTATGTCTATTGTAAGGAAGTTTGGAAAACCAGATCTCTTCATAACTTTCACATGCAATCCTAACTGGCCTGAAATTAGAAATGCTCTCTTGGGTAATCAAACACCTGCAGACCGTCCAGATCTCACAGCACGTGTTTTCCATCTTAAGTTAAAGAACCTACTTAATGATATTGTCCAGCaacaaatatttggaaaaacattggcacatgtatatatagttgAATTTCAAAAACGTGGATTACCCCATTCCCACATTCTTATAATATTACATCATGACAGCAAACCATTCACACCAGATGCATATGATGAATATGTATCAGCTGAAATTCCTGATCCAAAATTGTTACCAGACTTGCACAAATTAGTTGTGTCCCATATGATACATGGACCATGTGGAGAAGCGAACAAGCATTCACCATgtattgagaatggaaaatgTACTAAACAATTTCCAAAacagttttatgaaaaaacattCCAAACCACTGACGGTTATCCTAACTATAGACGCAGGGATAATGgaacaacaattgaaaaaaatggagCAATTGTAGACAATCGATGGGTAGTACCATATAATCCATACCTATTAGCAAAATTTGTAGCTCACATTAACGTTGAAATATGTACAAGTATTACAGcagtaaaatatttgtacaaataTGTGTACAAGGGACCTGATAGAGTCATGGCAGGAACTGAACAAGtctgtacaaaaaatgattccaaaaatattatCAATGAAATAACAAACTTTGTAGATGCTAGGTACATATCTGCATCTGAAGCAAGCTGGCGTATATTTCATTACGAATTACATGACAGGTCACCAGCTATTCAACGTTTAGCCGTTCATCTTCCACACCAAGAAAATGTTGTTTATAAGGTCGGAAATGCAGTGCACACCTTAGAACATGCAAAAAACACTACACTTACTGCATGGTTTAAAATAAACGCAGAGGACCCAAATGCAAGATCAGTGTTGTACCATCATTTCCCAGAACAATATACTTGGGACCCATCTACATCCACATGGAAGCCTCGAAAAGCAGGAAATATGATTGGTAGGGTATACCAAGCAAATCCATCTGAAGGTGAACGCTTCTCTTACACCACATACCAGAGTGTAAATCGTTTGAAGATCTGCGAAGTTTAG
- the LOC134718254 gene encoding uncharacterized protein LOC134718254, which produces MTNICANNNEDSVTNRLLTVLESQLRIHGKSLFDFPGMPHPTEENPSDMTYEPNFCPAEQKQIADMNVLMLNTDQRKVFQAILDAIQTETKQKIFFVDGPGGSGKTFLYNTLLARVRSEHRVALAVASSGIAAELLSGGRTAHSTFKIPIPILATSTCNISKQSILAESIRTASIIIWDEAPMVHKHVIECVHRTFCDIMECNDPFGGKIVMLGGDFRQILPVIRHGRQADIVESNLKRSFLWQNIQTLHLTINMRVRTNNSFSDEAFEKFLLRIGNGTQQILDDGQSTIELPRYICIEPNNNGLQKLIDSVYPNLKTVDPDNSYLGRAILTTKNENVDKINTLVMYQFPATPSNTKIYLSADAVADEDQQSHYPTEFLNSLTPSGTPPHKLYLKKKAPIILLRNLNPTEGLLNGTRLCVLNLGTRIIEAKILTGQHSGNTVFLPRITIIPSDPGLPFDLKRRQFPIRPAFGITINKSQGQTLDHIGLDLTEPVFSHGQLYVALSRVRSFRSLTILPNKDSFVNEKYTTQNIVYKEVLN; this is translated from the coding sequence atgacaaatatctGCGCGAACAACAATGAAGATTCTGTAACAAATCGACTACTTACAGTTTTAGAAAGTCAACTCCGTATTCATGGAAAATCATTGTTTGATTTCCCAGGAATGCCACATCCAACCGAGGAAAATCCTTCAGATATGACATATGAACCAAACTTCTGCCCTGCTGAGCAAAAACAAATAGCTGACATGAATGTGTTGATGCTTAACACAGATCAACGTAAAGTTTTTCAAGCAATCCTGGATGCTATCCAGActgaaactaaacaaaaaatattctttgtTGATGGCCCTGGAGGATCAGGGAAGACCTTTTTATACAATACTTTATTAGCACGTGTCCGATCGGAACATAGGGTTGCCCTGGCTGTGGCATCATCTGGCATTGCAGCCGAGTTATTGAGTGGAGGGAGGACAGCTCATTCCACATTTAAAATACCTATCCCAATACTAGCAAcaagtacatgtaatataaGCAAGCAAAGTATATTAGCAGAATCAATCCGTACCGCATCAATTATTATTTGGGACGAGGCTCCAATGGTCCATAAACATGTTATTGAGTGTGTTCACAGAACTTTCTGTGATATAATGGAATGTAATGATCCATTTGGAGGCAAAATTGTTATGTTAGGCGGTGACTTTAGACAGATTCTTCCGGTTATAAGGCATGGGAGGCAAGCCGACATTGTCGAAAGTAACCTAAAGAGGTCATTCTTATGGCAGAATATACAAACATTGCATTTAACTATCAATATGCGTGTTCgcacaaataattcattttctgATGAAGCATTTGAAAAATTTCTTCTTCGTATAGGCAATGGAACACAGCAAATTTTGGATGATGGACAATCTACCATTGAGTTACcaagatatatatgtattgagCCAAATAATAATGGACTCCAAAAATTGATAGATAGTGTATATCCAAATTTGAAAACGGTAGATCCTGATAATAGTTATTTGGGAAGAGCAATATTAACtaccaaaaatgaaaatgtggaCAAAATTAACACCTTAGTCATGTATCAATTTCCTGCTACACCATCAAACACCAAAATTTATCTCAGTGCTGATGCAGTTGCAGATGAAGACCAGCAAAGTCATTATCCAACTGAATTTCTGAATTCGTTAACACCTTCTGGAACACCTCCACACAAATTGTACTTAAAGAAAAAAGCGCCCATAATACTTTTGCGCAATTTAAATCCTACAGAGGGATTACTTAATGGAACACGACTATGTGTGCTTAACTTAGGCACCAGAATTATAGAGGCTAAAATTCTAACTGGACAACATTCTGGCAATACTGTATTTTTACCAAGGATTACAATCATTCCATCTGATCCTGGACTTCCCTTTGACCTAAAACGCCGGCAATTTCCTATTAGACCAGCCTTTGGAATTACAATTAATAAGTCTCAGGGACAAACATTAGATCATATTGGTTTAGACCTCACAGAGCCAGTTTTCTCACATGGACAATTATATGTAGCCCTATCTAGAGTCCGCTCTTTTCGTTCATTAACAATACTTCCTAACAAAGATTCCTTCGTCAATGAGAAATACACAACACAAAATATAGTGTACAAGGaagttttaaattaa